A region of Alteromonadaceae bacterium 2753L.S.0a.02 DNA encodes the following proteins:
- a CDS encoding endo-1,4-beta-xylanase codes for MTLNRRQFMRQSAAVATSLIALKHHALVKAMEISGLAALYKDDFLIGTALGTRQIRDSEPAFMNLVAKEFNAVTMENGMKWERIHPASGRWVWQYADKFMDFADAHNLYKVGHVLVWHAQVPNWVFEDGDGKPLKKQALLVRMQDHIYTLAGRYAGRMNAWDVVNEAIDGGKGWRRSLWYKGIGAHFMDYAFNFAHESDGNAQLLYNDYNMHLPEKREFLVHYLRKAKKRGVPIHGVGLQSHIGLDFPDLAEFEESIKAYIAEGMRLHITELDLDVLPVAWNFTGAEISANFEYSDQLNPYPDGLPLEIEKQATERYVEFFKLLLKYREYIDRVTLWGVSDRDSWKNDFPVKGRTNYPLLFDREFRRKPSYQALAELKHA; via the coding sequence ATGACCCTGAATCGACGTCAATTTATGCGGCAATCCGCTGCCGTAGCTACCTCTCTCATTGCTCTTAAACATCACGCGTTAGTCAAGGCGATGGAAATCTCCGGCCTGGCAGCTCTCTATAAAGACGACTTTCTAATTGGCACTGCGCTCGGCACCAGGCAGATTCGTGACAGCGAACCAGCTTTTATGAATCTGGTCGCGAAAGAATTCAATGCAGTCACCATGGAAAATGGCATGAAATGGGAGCGTATCCATCCCGCGAGCGGCAGGTGGGTGTGGCAATACGCTGACAAGTTTATGGATTTTGCCGATGCGCATAATTTATACAAAGTTGGCCATGTCCTCGTGTGGCACGCGCAGGTACCCAATTGGGTGTTTGAAGATGGTGACGGCAAGCCATTAAAAAAGCAGGCATTATTGGTGCGTATGCAGGATCATATTTATACTTTGGCCGGCCGCTATGCAGGACGCATGAATGCCTGGGATGTAGTTAACGAAGCAATTGATGGCGGCAAAGGCTGGCGCAGAAGTTTGTGGTACAAGGGGATTGGCGCGCACTTTATGGATTACGCCTTCAATTTCGCTCATGAATCGGATGGCAACGCGCAACTGTTGTATAACGATTACAACATGCACTTGCCCGAGAAGCGCGAATTTTTGGTGCATTACCTGCGTAAAGCGAAAAAACGTGGAGTCCCGATTCACGGTGTGGGTTTGCAGAGTCATATTGGACTGGACTTCCCCGATTTGGCAGAATTTGAAGAGAGTATTAAGGCATATATTGCAGAAGGTATGCGCCTGCATATCACTGAATTGGATCTGGATGTTTTACCCGTTGCCTGGAACTTTACCGGGGCTGAGATCTCGGCAAACTTTGAGTATTCAGATCAACTCAATCCCTATCCAGATGGTTTACCTCTAGAGATTGAAAAGCAGGCAACCGAGCGTTATGTAGAATTTTTCAAATTACTCTTGAAATACCGCGAGTATATTGATCGGGTCACTCTCTGGGGTGTTAGCGACCGCGACTCTTGGAAAAACGACTTCCCGGTGAAGGGGCGTACGAATTACCCTCTATTGTTCGACAGGGAATTCAGGCGTAAGCCCAGCTACCAGGCACTCGCCGAGTTAAAGCACGCTTAA
- a CDS encoding monothiol glutaredoxin, whose product MDIMENIKKQIEENAIILYMKGSPNAPQCGFSLKASQALMSCGKRFAYVDVLSNPDIRQNLPKYANWPTFPQLWVKGELVGGCDIITEMQENGELKTLIEAAAPAEE is encoded by the coding sequence ATGGATATCATGGAAAATATTAAGAAACAAATTGAAGAGAATGCCATCATCCTTTACATGAAAGGCTCACCAAACGCGCCACAATGTGGGTTTTCACTGAAAGCGTCGCAGGCACTCATGTCGTGTGGTAAGCGCTTCGCCTATGTAGACGTGCTTAGCAATCCCGACATTCGGCAGAATCTGCCGAAGTATGCCAATTGGCCAACCTTTCCACAGCTGTGGGTAAAGGGTGAGTTGGTTGGCGGCTGCGACATCATTACTGAAATGCAGGAAAACGGCGAACTGAAAACATTGATTGAAGCCGCAGCGCCCGCCGAGGAGTAA
- a CDS encoding PAS domain S-box-containing protein, producing MASLELSRRNYLILCVLLAAFVSAWLAFTHGEIRRQVLNDVRDSLQSQLMLRRSLLQKQLQDGLHHADFLYRTPPIEGIVRASQNQGIDPLENTPYEVWVRRLQIIFKAYIATNSNIKQARFIGVADGGRELVRVQRTSGSIDVVPPQHLQQKGGREYFIATSRLARDETYVSDINLNREFGKVEQPSWPTYRVAKPIYDESATLFGILIINFDVTGLLESLQAVESQNYLMFLLNQNGQYLVHPKKDEEFAWEYDKNKGWFADSNYTQHSLAGHFTRLSHTGLGITTWVLADEVAFKFSNNNAALTLILGRDESEINRVILRRQITNTALDFTLGLIIYLLLYLFYRLSEKTRAENQLRAEIQAVFNGTNNAILSINRRSEIRSWNSAALSIFDIDTSKIRGMHLLQLPALRRHHETLQRTLAALWSAGSHAMIELKVQVEKKAPVDLSLSLSPIQNTTGGFSGAALLFHDISEAKRLQTKLEQLNERLEDRNAEMEKFIYSVSHDLKAPLVTISSFTEKIIKTAGDALDEKNRHRLNRILINAQNMAEVLKELLDLSKIAREELNTSLCRIADCVENACSALNQHIVEASASFTIDENDALVNCNGKLVTTCLQNLIGNAIQYRDPARDLRITIKTMLKNDVARISVSDNGLGIDAKYHAQIFKIFERLDQGDGNGVGLAIVKSIIEKHGGWVELESELGMGSKFTLCIPQTGLEQ from the coding sequence ATGGCTTCCCTTGAGCTTTCCCGGCGTAATTACCTTATTTTATGCGTACTTCTGGCCGCATTTGTATCGGCTTGGTTGGCCTTCACCCATGGCGAAATCAGGCGGCAGGTGCTGAATGATGTGCGTGATTCGTTGCAGAGCCAGCTTATGCTGCGCAGATCCTTGCTGCAGAAACAACTGCAGGACGGTTTACACCATGCTGATTTTCTGTATAGAACGCCGCCCATCGAAGGCATTGTGCGGGCCTCTCAAAACCAGGGTATAGATCCACTCGAAAACACACCCTATGAAGTGTGGGTGAGGCGGCTGCAAATTATTTTTAAAGCGTATATTGCCACCAATTCCAACATAAAACAGGCCCGTTTTATTGGTGTTGCCGACGGTGGCAGGGAGCTGGTGAGAGTGCAAAGAACGAGCGGTTCCATTGACGTTGTGCCTCCGCAACATTTGCAACAAAAAGGTGGCCGCGAATATTTTATTGCGACGAGCCGCCTGGCTCGTGATGAAACCTATGTTTCAGATATCAATCTCAATCGTGAATTTGGGAAGGTCGAACAACCGAGCTGGCCAACTTACCGCGTGGCCAAACCCATCTATGATGAAAGTGCCACGCTCTTTGGTATCTTGATCATTAATTTCGATGTTACTGGGCTCTTGGAATCGTTGCAGGCGGTTGAATCACAGAATTATCTAATGTTTCTGCTCAACCAGAATGGCCAGTACCTGGTGCACCCCAAAAAAGACGAGGAATTTGCCTGGGAGTACGATAAAAACAAGGGTTGGTTTGCCGACTCGAATTACACTCAGCATTCTTTAGCGGGTCATTTTACGCGTTTGTCGCACACTGGCTTGGGTATCACAACCTGGGTTCTGGCCGATGAAGTCGCCTTCAAATTCTCAAATAACAACGCTGCGCTTACCTTGATTCTCGGGCGTGATGAGTCAGAGATAAACCGAGTTATCCTGCGTAGGCAAATCACCAATACGGCACTGGATTTTACGTTGGGGCTGATAATTTACCTGCTACTGTATTTGTTTTACCGGCTGAGCGAAAAAACGCGAGCCGAAAATCAACTGCGTGCAGAAATTCAGGCGGTGTTTAACGGCACTAATAATGCGATTTTGAGTATTAATCGCAGAAGTGAGATACGGTCGTGGAACTCTGCAGCGCTCTCTATCTTTGATATTGATACCAGTAAGATACGTGGCATGCATCTCCTGCAATTACCGGCTTTACGACGCCATCATGAAACACTACAGCGTACGCTTGCTGCACTGTGGAGTGCGGGCAGTCATGCGATGATCGAACTCAAAGTTCAGGTTGAAAAAAAAGCCCCGGTCGATTTGTCGTTGTCGCTGTCGCCAATTCAAAATACCACTGGTGGATTTTCGGGAGCGGCACTTTTGTTCCACGATATTTCTGAAGCGAAACGACTGCAAACCAAGCTGGAACAACTCAACGAGCGTCTTGAGGACCGCAACGCTGAGATGGAGAAATTTATTTACAGCGTTTCCCATGATCTCAAAGCGCCCTTGGTGACCATCAGCAGTTTTACTGAAAAGATTATTAAAACCGCCGGAGACGCGCTGGATGAAAAAAATCGTCATCGCCTGAATCGTATACTAATTAATGCCCAGAATATGGCAGAAGTCTTGAAAGAACTTCTCGATTTATCGAAAATCGCAAGGGAGGAGCTCAACACAAGCCTATGCCGAATCGCAGATTGTGTTGAAAACGCCTGTAGTGCGCTGAATCAGCACATAGTTGAAGCTAGCGCCTCCTTTACGATAGATGAAAACGATGCACTGGTGAATTGTAACGGTAAACTCGTCACTACATGCCTGCAAAATTTGATAGGTAACGCGATTCAATATCGTGACCCGGCTCGCGATCTCCGAATTACCATTAAAACAATGCTTAAAAACGATGTTGCACGCATCTCGGTAAGCGACAACGGTCTGGGTATTGATGCTAAATATCATGCCCAGATTTTTAAAATATTCGAGCGCCTTGATCAGGGGGATGGCAATGGTGTTGGTCTGGCAATAGTCAAGAGCATCATCGAAAAACACGGCGGTTGGGTAGAGTTAGAGTCGGAGTTGGGTATGGGAAGTAAATTCACACTGTGTATTCCTCAAACGGGGCTTGAGCAATGA
- a CDS encoding ribonucleoside-diphosphate reductase beta chain — MLSWDDYTEENALSSALKSDALSSLKTQAEDITPKATLNKIKSEEQQEPAANETPKVSERAPAYSVEPVQSEPVQNRVSDIETAQQAIQDLDIAPGLEELEMGAERIQVDDKRMINCRADLNQLVPFKYEWAWQKYLDGCANHWMPQEVNMTADVAIWKSGEGLSADERTIVMRSLGYFSTADSLVANNLVLAIYRHITNPEARQYLLRQAFEEAIHTHAYQYCIESLGMDEGEVFNMYREVPSVAKKAAWSIAHTQGISNPQFHTGTPESDQELLRNLVGFYVVTEGIFFYCGFTQILSMGRRNKMTGVAEQFQYILRDESMHLNFGIDVINQIKLENPHLWTEQFQQEVKQMVLEGTELEIAYARDTMPRGVLGMNAAMMEEYLHFIANRRLAQLGLKEAYPGAQNPFPWMSEIMDLRKEKNFFETRVIEYQTGGALSW, encoded by the coding sequence ATGTTAAGTTGGGATGACTACACCGAAGAAAACGCACTTAGCAGCGCCCTAAAAAGCGATGCGCTCTCTTCACTGAAAACCCAGGCAGAAGACATTACTCCCAAAGCAACACTCAATAAAATCAAATCGGAAGAGCAACAAGAACCGGCCGCGAATGAGACACCCAAAGTAAGCGAGCGAGCTCCAGCTTATTCAGTCGAACCAGTACAATCAGAACCGGTTCAGAACAGAGTTTCTGATATCGAAACCGCGCAACAGGCTATTCAAGATCTCGATATTGCACCCGGTTTGGAAGAACTGGAAATGGGAGCCGAGCGTATTCAGGTTGACGACAAACGCATGATAAATTGCCGCGCAGACCTCAATCAGCTTGTGCCCTTTAAATATGAATGGGCATGGCAAAAATACCTCGATGGCTGTGCCAACCACTGGATGCCCCAGGAAGTAAATATGACAGCCGACGTTGCAATTTGGAAAAGTGGCGAAGGCTTAAGTGCCGACGAGCGCACCATCGTTATGCGTTCACTGGGCTATTTTTCGACAGCGGATTCTCTGGTAGCGAATAATCTTGTACTCGCAATTTATCGTCACATCACCAATCCCGAAGCACGCCAGTATTTATTGCGCCAGGCTTTTGAGGAGGCGATTCACACCCATGCATACCAATACTGCATTGAATCTTTGGGTATGGATGAAGGCGAAGTTTTCAATATGTATCGCGAAGTTCCCTCGGTAGCCAAAAAAGCTGCCTGGAGTATTGCGCACACGCAGGGTATTAGTAACCCCCAGTTTCACACTGGCACCCCGGAAAGCGATCAGGAATTACTGCGCAACCTGGTAGGTTTTTATGTCGTGACCGAAGGTATCTTTTTCTACTGCGGTTTTACGCAAATTCTTTCCATGGGCCGGCGCAATAAGATGACCGGTGTCGCGGAGCAGTTTCAATATATTCTGCGCGACGAATCCATGCACTTAAATTTTGGCATAGATGTAATCAATCAAATAAAACTGGAAAACCCCCACCTGTGGACGGAACAATTCCAGCAGGAAGTTAAACAAATGGTGCTCGAAGGCACTGAGCTGGAAATTGCCTATGCCCGCGATACCATGCCACGCGGCGTACTCGGTATGAATGCCGCAATGATGGAAGAGTACTTGCATTTTATTGCCAATCGCCGCTTGGCTCAGTTGGGACTGAAAGAGGCCTACCCTGGTGCGCAAAACCCCTTCCCCTGGATGAGCGAAATTATGGATCTGCGCAAAGAAAAGAACTTCTTTGAGACACGAGTTATCGAATATCAAACCGGTGGAGCGCTAAGCTGGTAA
- a CDS encoding acetylornithine aminotransferase → MSDSSLMNTYGERSTTLVKGDGAYLWDANGKRYLDALSGIAVCGLGYNHPAVTKAISEQAAKLIHCSNLYLIAPQQALGKLLVSVSGMEKVFFSNSGAEANEAALKIARKFGQQKGISHPEVITADKSFHGRTMATLSATGNTKVKAGFEPLVEGFCHVRYNDIAAIQAAATKNTVAVMVEPVQGEGGVNVPAADYLNELRALCDANGWLLILDEIQTGNGRTGKFFAYQHNAILPDVVTTAKGLGNGVPIGACLARGEAANILQPGNHGSTFGGNPLVCNAGLAATQTVLDEKLSERAANLGSAMLAQFQEALKDTPCVVNIRGKGLMIGIELDHPCGELVEQAKTAGMLINVTASNTVRLLPPLIISDAQAKEIVDTVVNLIKAK, encoded by the coding sequence ATGTCGGATTCCTCGCTCATGAACACTTATGGAGAAAGATCGACCACCCTGGTAAAGGGTGACGGGGCCTATTTGTGGGATGCCAACGGCAAGCGCTATTTGGATGCACTCTCTGGAATTGCGGTATGTGGCCTCGGCTATAACCATCCGGCTGTCACCAAAGCCATTAGCGAGCAGGCTGCAAAGCTGATTCACTGCTCCAACCTTTATCTTATCGCGCCTCAGCAGGCACTGGGTAAGTTGCTGGTGAGCGTTTCGGGCATGGAAAAGGTGTTTTTCTCGAACTCCGGTGCCGAAGCCAACGAAGCTGCACTAAAAATTGCGCGTAAATTTGGGCAGCAAAAAGGCATCTCCCACCCCGAAGTGATTACTGCCGATAAAAGTTTTCACGGCCGTACAATGGCAACCCTCTCAGCCACCGGTAACACCAAAGTGAAAGCCGGATTCGAGCCCCTGGTCGAAGGCTTTTGTCACGTTCGCTACAACGATATTGCCGCGATACAAGCTGCAGCAACAAAAAACACCGTTGCGGTGATGGTAGAGCCCGTTCAGGGTGAAGGCGGCGTTAATGTGCCTGCCGCCGACTATTTAAATGAATTGCGCGCGCTGTGTGATGCCAATGGCTGGCTGCTGATTCTCGATGAAATTCAAACCGGCAACGGACGCACCGGTAAGTTTTTCGCCTACCAACACAACGCTATTCTTCCCGACGTAGTAACCACTGCCAAAGGCCTTGGCAATGGGGTTCCTATTGGGGCATGTCTCGCTAGAGGCGAGGCGGCAAATATTTTGCAACCAGGTAATCACGGCTCCACCTTTGGCGGCAACCCGCTGGTTTGCAATGCTGGCTTGGCTGCTACACAAACGGTACTCGACGAAAAGCTGAGCGAAAGAGCTGCAAATTTAGGCAGTGCCATGTTAGCTCAGTTTCAGGAAGCGCTTAAAGACACGCCTTGTGTTGTCAATATTCGCGGCAAGGGCTTAATGATTGGTATCGAGCTGGATCATCCCTGCGGAGAATTGGTCGAGCAGGCAAAAACCGCTGGCATGCTTATTAATGTAACTGCCAGCAACACTGTTAGACTGTTGCCGCCACTGATTATTTCAGACGCTCAAGCCAAAGAAATTGTCGATACCGTTGTTAATTTAATTAAAGCCAAATAA
- a CDS encoding ribonucleoside-diphosphate reductase alpha chain — protein sequence MQTTDSQTHTSSSVPPTSATSSTPVANTAPGQLRVIKRNGTLVPYTDDKIAIAMTKAFLAVEGGTAAASSRIHETVSNLTQQISATFKRRMPSGGTIHIEEIQDQVELTLMRTGEHKVARDYVIYRAERAKLRAEKEKLSHSSVDFPEINVVHPDGSRAPLDILRLHTIVTEACAGLKDVDSEAILKESMRNLYEGVSTDDLNTSLVISARTLVEKEPNYTYATARLLLDKLRAEALTFLGVAEQATFAEMQTCYPQALPVYIQKGIELELLSPALADFDLQKLGGAILPERDQQFTYLGLQTLYDRYFIHSNGIRFELPQIFFMRVAMGLAVNEADKNARAIEFYRLLSSFDYMSSTPTLFNSGTLRPQLSSCYLTTVPDDLHGIYGAIQDNAMLSKWAGGLGNDWTPVRALGSYIKGTNGKSQGVVPFLKVASDTAVAVNQGGKRKGAVCAYLETWHLDIEEFLELRKNTGDDRRRTHDMNSANWVPDLFMKRVFEDKEWTLFTPSCVPDLHDLFGKAFEERYEHYEREAAAGNIKPYKKVRAVDLWRKMLGMLFETGHPWITFKDACNLRSPQQHAGVVHSSNLCTEITLNTKANEEIAVCNLGSINLAQHVVDGKLDQNKLQNTINTAVRMLDNVIDINYYSVETARNSNMRHRPVGLGIMGFQDALYKMRIPYSSDAAVEFADRSMEAVSYFAISASSQLAEERGSYSSFEGSLWSRGILPIDSIELLAKNRGENFIEQDRSITFDWQALRNRVTNRGMRNSNVMAIAPTATIANITGVSQSIEPTYQNLYVKSNLSGEFTVVNPYLVHDLKDRGLWDSVMVNDLKYFEGSVLKIDRVPDDLKLLYATAFEVEPRWIVDAASRRQKWLDQAQSLNLYISGANGKKLDITYRMAWYRGLKTTYYLRALAATSTEKSTIDTGALNAVDSGVQKTTAAADVPKACSLDDPDCEACQ from the coding sequence ATGCAGACCACAGACAGCCAGACACACACTTCTTCCTCAGTACCTCCGACGAGTGCCACCAGTAGTACTCCCGTTGCCAACACCGCACCGGGCCAGTTGCGGGTAATCAAGCGAAACGGCACCCTGGTACCCTATACCGACGATAAAATCGCCATCGCAATGACCAAGGCATTTCTCGCGGTAGAAGGAGGAACTGCAGCTGCTTCCAGCCGAATTCACGAAACCGTCTCAAACTTAACGCAACAAATTTCCGCGACGTTCAAACGGCGTATGCCCTCAGGGGGCACTATTCATATCGAGGAAATTCAAGATCAGGTTGAACTCACCCTAATGAGAACTGGCGAGCACAAGGTTGCGCGCGACTATGTGATCTATCGAGCCGAACGCGCCAAACTGCGTGCTGAAAAAGAAAAACTTTCGCACTCCAGCGTCGACTTCCCTGAAATCAATGTGGTTCACCCCGATGGCAGTCGCGCACCTCTCGATATATTGCGCCTGCATACCATAGTTACAGAAGCCTGCGCCGGTCTTAAAGACGTCGATAGTGAAGCTATTTTGAAGGAGTCGATGCGTAACCTGTACGAAGGTGTCTCGACGGATGACCTTAACACCTCACTGGTTATCTCCGCCCGTACCCTGGTTGAAAAAGAACCTAATTACACTTACGCCACCGCGCGTTTATTGCTCGACAAATTACGCGCTGAAGCACTTACATTCCTCGGCGTGGCTGAGCAGGCCACTTTCGCTGAAATGCAAACCTGTTACCCGCAGGCACTGCCTGTTTACATTCAAAAAGGTATCGAGCTTGAGCTGCTCAGCCCTGCGCTGGCGGACTTCGATTTACAGAAACTCGGCGGTGCCATCCTGCCGGAGCGCGATCAACAGTTTACCTATCTCGGCCTGCAAACTTTGTACGATCGCTACTTTATTCACAGTAATGGTATTCGTTTTGAGCTTCCGCAGATTTTCTTCATGCGCGTTGCCATGGGCCTTGCTGTTAACGAAGCCGATAAAAATGCGCGAGCCATTGAGTTCTATCGCTTACTGTCTTCGTTCGACTACATGAGTTCGACACCCACCCTTTTTAATTCCGGAACCTTGCGGCCTCAGCTTTCATCCTGCTATCTCACCACGGTGCCCGACGATTTACACGGTATTTACGGAGCGATTCAAGATAATGCCATGCTGTCAAAATGGGCGGGCGGCCTGGGCAACGACTGGACACCGGTACGTGCGCTCGGCTCATACATCAAAGGGACCAATGGTAAGTCGCAAGGTGTGGTGCCTTTTCTAAAAGTTGCGAGCGACACCGCCGTTGCTGTTAACCAGGGCGGCAAACGCAAAGGCGCTGTGTGTGCCTACCTGGAAACCTGGCACCTCGACATCGAAGAATTTTTGGAACTGCGTAAAAATACCGGCGATGACCGACGTCGTACCCACGATATGAACAGCGCCAATTGGGTGCCGGACTTATTCATGAAGCGCGTGTTCGAAGACAAAGAATGGACACTCTTTACTCCGAGCTGCGTACCGGATTTACACGACTTATTTGGTAAGGCATTCGAAGAACGTTACGAACACTACGAACGTGAAGCTGCCGCCGGCAATATCAAACCCTACAAAAAAGTTCGCGCCGTCGATCTATGGCGAAAAATGCTGGGCATGCTCTTTGAAACAGGACATCCCTGGATTACGTTCAAAGACGCCTGTAATCTTCGGAGCCCGCAACAACATGCCGGTGTTGTGCACTCCTCAAATTTGTGTACAGAAATCACCTTAAACACCAAAGCCAATGAAGAAATCGCGGTGTGTAATCTCGGCTCTATTAACCTTGCACAGCACGTTGTCGACGGTAAACTCGACCAGAACAAGCTGCAGAACACCATAAATACCGCCGTCCGAATGCTCGATAATGTCATCGACATTAATTATTACTCAGTGGAAACCGCGCGTAATTCTAATATGCGCCATCGCCCGGTAGGCCTTGGCATCATGGGTTTTCAGGATGCACTCTATAAAATGCGTATTCCATACAGCAGCGACGCCGCGGTGGAATTTGCCGACCGCTCCATGGAAGCGGTCAGTTATTTTGCAATTTCCGCGTCCAGCCAATTAGCCGAAGAACGCGGTAGTTATTCCAGCTTCGAAGGCTCACTGTGGAGCCGCGGTATTTTACCCATCGATTCCATCGAATTATTGGCAAAAAACCGGGGTGAAAATTTTATAGAGCAAGACCGCTCCATCACCTTCGACTGGCAGGCATTACGCAACAGGGTGACCAACCGTGGGATGCGGAACTCGAACGTTATGGCAATCGCACCAACCGCGACTATAGCCAATATCACGGGTGTTTCGCAGTCGATAGAACCAACCTATCAGAACCTCTATGTGAAATCGAACCTCTCCGGTGAATTTACGGTGGTCAACCCTTACCTCGTACACGATTTAAAAGATCGGGGCCTGTGGGACTCGGTTATGGTGAACGACCTCAAATATTTTGAAGGGTCGGTGTTGAAGATCGATCGCGTGCCCGACGATTTAAAACTCCTTTACGCCACCGCATTCGAAGTTGAACCGCGCTGGATTGTGGACGCGGCGAGCCGTCGTCAGAAATGGCTTGACCAGGCCCAAAGCCTAAACCTCTACATTTCCGGCGCTAACGGTAAAAAACTCGATATCACCTACCGTATGGCGTGGTATCGCGGTCTTAAAACAACCTATTACTTACGCGCACTGGCGGCAACTTCCACTGAAAAATCAACCATCGATACCGGTGCGTTAAATGCTGTGGATTCTGGAGTTCAGAAAACCACCGCTGCTGCAGATGTGCCCAAGGCCTGCTCTCTGGATGATCCCGACTGCGAGGCCTGTCAGTAA
- a CDS encoding diguanylate cyclase (GGDEF)-like protein, whose translation MTKVLVVDDVEDNIVLLTFELEDEGFEVIAAQNGRQCLDLVHSEAPDIVLLDIRMPGISGLETLEQLKADETTRDIPVVMVSANTGDNSIVRALDLGAHDFVSKPIEYPVLSARMRSALRLVNARRALVRANEELERLATQDTLTDVYNRRHFFTLAEAEFSKARRHGRELSVLMLDVDLFKAINDTYGHAAGDQALRTLTECCRQVVRDSDVLGRLGGEEFALCCPDADLDGAFALAERIRTKCEEAQIQSEDAIFGITLSIGVTQMNDDDKHFDTLLQRADTLLYQAKAMGRNRSVAC comes from the coding sequence ATGACCAAAGTACTCGTTGTCGACGATGTAGAAGACAATATCGTTTTACTCACCTTCGAACTGGAAGACGAAGGCTTTGAAGTAATCGCCGCACAGAACGGTCGGCAGTGCCTGGATTTGGTTCATTCCGAAGCGCCGGATATCGTACTACTGGACATACGTATGCCGGGTATCAGTGGCCTAGAAACCCTCGAACAACTCAAGGCCGATGAGACTACCCGCGACATTCCCGTTGTAATGGTGTCAGCAAATACTGGCGACAACAGCATCGTACGAGCCCTTGACTTGGGCGCTCACGATTTCGTCTCCAAACCGATTGAATATCCGGTCCTATCAGCCCGCATGCGTTCGGCATTGAGGCTGGTAAATGCGCGTAGGGCGTTGGTGCGCGCCAACGAAGAGTTGGAACGTCTCGCCACCCAAGACACGCTTACCGATGTGTATAACCGCAGACATTTTTTTACCCTGGCAGAGGCCGAGTTTTCAAAAGCGCGACGCCACGGTCGTGAGCTCTCGGTACTGATGTTAGACGTGGACCTTTTCAAAGCTATAAACGACACCTACGGCCATGCAGCAGGCGATCAAGCATTGCGAACACTCACAGAGTGTTGTCGCCAGGTGGTTCGAGATTCAGATGTACTCGGCAGACTGGGCGGTGAGGAATTTGCCCTGTGTTGCCCCGATGCGGATCTTGATGGCGCATTTGCGCTCGCCGAGCGCATTCGTACCAAATGCGAAGAAGCCCAAATTCAATCGGAAGACGCCATTTTCGGTATCACTTTAAGCATTGGCGTTACCCAAATGAATGACGACGATAAGCATTTCGACACTCTGCTGCAACGTGCCGATACGCTGCTGTACCAGGCAAAAGCCATGGGTCGCAACCGTTCAGTTGCCTGTTAA
- a CDS encoding ornithine carbamoyltransferase, which produces MANRHLLSLLDLSSAELNNIIDSAIEQKKAHKRGEEFQPLRNKTLGMIFEKSSTRTRVSFEVGMAQLGGSAIFLSPRDTQLGRGEPIEDSARVLSRMVDIIMIRTFEQEKLERFAAYSTAPVINALTDMFHPCQLLADIQTYVEHRGSPNGKVVAWVGDGNNMCHSYINAARLCDFELRIACPPGFEPDAQLVASNKDRLSIVNDPKEAVKGADWVVTDVWASMGQEDEQKAREAKFAGFQVNHELMSCANSDAIFMHCLPAHRGEEVSAELMEDENIAVVWDEAENRLHAQKALMVFLAEQNK; this is translated from the coding sequence ATGGCTAACAGACACCTACTCTCTCTGCTTGACCTCTCCAGCGCCGAACTCAATAACATTATTGATTCCGCCATCGAGCAAAAAAAAGCTCATAAAAGAGGCGAGGAATTTCAACCCTTGCGCAACAAAACCTTGGGTATGATTTTCGAAAAATCCTCCACACGCACGCGCGTATCCTTCGAAGTGGGTATGGCTCAACTCGGTGGCAGTGCTATTTTTCTGTCGCCGCGCGATACACAGTTGGGACGCGGTGAACCAATTGAAGACTCTGCGCGAGTGCTTTCGCGTATGGTCGACATCATTATGATACGCACTTTCGAGCAGGAAAAGCTGGAACGTTTTGCGGCTTATTCTACAGCGCCAGTTATTAACGCGTTAACCGATATGTTTCACCCCTGTCAATTGCTTGCAGATATTCAAACTTACGTGGAGCATCGTGGCAGCCCCAATGGCAAAGTGGTTGCCTGGGTGGGTGACGGCAACAATATGTGCCACTCTTATATAAATGCCGCACGTTTGTGCGATTTCGAATTACGTATCGCCTGCCCCCCTGGTTTTGAGCCCGACGCACAGTTGGTCGCCAGCAATAAAGATCGCCTGAGCATTGTGAACGATCCCAAAGAAGCAGTTAAAGGCGCAGATTGGGTGGTTACGGACGTATGGGCAAGCATGGGCCAGGAAGACGAACAAAAAGCCCGCGAAGCGAAATTTGCCGGCTTCCAGGTCAACCATGAGTTAATGAGCTGTGCTAACAGCGATGCTATTTTTATGCATTGCTTGCCAGCGCATCGCGGTGAAGAAGTGAGTGCTGAACTTATGGAAGATGAAAACATCGCTGTGGTGTGGGATGAAGCAGAAAATCGCTTACACGCTCAAAAAGCACTGATGGTTTTTCTCGCTGAGCAGAATAAATAA